The proteins below are encoded in one region of Ferruginibacter lapsinanis:
- the pyk gene encoding pyruvate kinase — MSKHIGKYLHREMDKQAGIAHSQKRTKIVATVGPACSSYDKLLELVKAGVNVFRLNFSHGGYDGKIEVINWIRQINKTEPYNIAILGDLQGPKLRVGDLEDGKIELVPGNTFIFTTEKIIGTKEKIYVSYPMLSSDVKVGERIFLDDGKMEVKVQEILNDKEVKVSVTLGGTLTPKKGVNLPDSALSMPSLTEKDKEDLDFIIDQNLDWVALSFVRKAIDIIDLKKRIKEKDSKIKVIAKIEMPEALKNIRDIIVESDGIMVARGDLGVEVPIEQVPLIQKDLIQKCMHRAKPVIVATQMMESMLDRTKPNRSEVTDVANAVLEGADAVMLSAETAMGSYPTLVVETMSKIILEVERNVYNYDRDDILTPQPHSPSFLSDALCYSACKLAKDLQANALIGMTQSGYTAFMLSSYRPKSPLYIFSKERTLINQLSLSWGVRAIFYAEEVSLDDIFFDQINILKERGFLKKDDTVVNTGSTPIEMHLPTNMLKVTKVE; from the coding sequence GCGTAAATGTTTTCAGATTAAACTTCTCACATGGAGGATATGACGGTAAAATAGAAGTAATTAACTGGATAAGACAGATCAATAAGACAGAACCTTATAATATCGCCATACTTGGAGATCTGCAAGGGCCCAAACTAAGAGTAGGCGATCTGGAAGATGGCAAAATAGAATTGGTCCCGGGTAATACATTCATTTTTACTACAGAAAAAATTATTGGCACTAAAGAAAAGATCTATGTTTCTTATCCAATGCTATCATCCGATGTAAAAGTGGGAGAACGTATTTTTTTGGATGATGGTAAAATGGAAGTAAAAGTTCAGGAAATTTTAAATGATAAAGAAGTAAAAGTATCTGTTACATTAGGTGGTACTCTTACTCCAAAAAAAGGTGTAAACCTGCCTGACTCTGCTTTATCTATGCCTTCGCTGACAGAAAAAGATAAAGAAGACCTTGATTTTATCATCGACCAAAATCTTGATTGGGTTGCCTTATCTTTTGTAAGAAAAGCAATAGATATCATCGACCTTAAAAAAAGAATTAAAGAAAAAGATAGCAAGATAAAAGTTATCGCTAAGATCGAAATGCCTGAAGCATTAAAAAACATCAGGGATATTATTGTTGAAAGCGATGGAATCATGGTAGCCCGTGGAGATCTGGGAGTTGAAGTACCTATCGAACAAGTACCATTGATACAAAAAGATCTGATCCAAAAATGTATGCATAGAGCTAAGCCGGTAATTGTGGCAACACAAATGATGGAAAGTATGCTCGATCGTACCAAACCCAATCGTAGTGAAGTAACTGACGTAGCAAATGCTGTTCTGGAAGGTGCTGACGCAGTAATGTTAAGTGCAGAAACTGCCATGGGCAGCTATCCTACTTTAGTGGTAGAAACAATGAGTAAGATCATTTTAGAAGTAGAGCGTAACGTTTACAACTATGACAGAGATGACATACTAACTCCTCAGCCACATTCTCCTTCATTCTTAAGTGATGCATTGTGTTACAGTGCATGTAAGTTAGCGAAGGATCTGCAGGCAAATGCATTAATAGGTATGACACAAAGTGGCTACACTGCGTTTATGCTTAGTAGTTATCGCCCTAAATCTCCTTTATATATTTTTAGTAAAGAAAGAACACTGATCAATCAGCTGAGTTTAAGCTGGGGAGTTCGGGCTATATTTTATGCAGAGGAAGTAAGTTTGGATGATATCTTCTTTGACCAGATTAACATTCTGAAAGAAAGGGGATTCCTGAAAAAGGATGACACGGTTGTTAACACCGGTAGTACACCGATTGAGATGCATTTACCTACCAATATGCTGAAGGTTACTAAAGTTGAATAG
- a CDS encoding nuclear transport factor 2 family protein translates to MSSNAQVLEKFYTAFSKLDYVTMNSCYSDDIVFFDPVFGLLRGDEVKLMWEMLCKNAKDFSLTFSDITDLDEEYSTCRWVATYTFSATGKRVVNKIKANMRFADGKIVEHSDGFSIHQWSKQALGLSGVLFGWNSFFQNKIKNKAKRNLLTFMQSKT, encoded by the coding sequence ATGAGTTCAAATGCTCAGGTATTAGAAAAGTTTTATACTGCGTTTAGTAAGCTGGATTATGTAACAATGAATAGTTGTTATAGCGATGATATTGTCTTTTTCGACCCTGTATTTGGATTATTAAGAGGGGATGAGGTGAAGCTTATGTGGGAAATGTTATGTAAAAATGCCAAAGACTTTTCGTTAACCTTTTCAGATATTACCGACCTGGATGAAGAGTATAGTACTTGCCGGTGGGTAGCTACTTACACTTTTTCTGCTACTGGCAAAAGAGTAGTGAACAAAATTAAAGCAAACATGCGTTTTGCAGATGGAAAGATAGTAGAACACAGTGATGGGTTCAGTATACATCAATGGAGTAAACAGGCTTTGGGGTTAAGCGGCGTACTTTTTGGCTGGAATTCTTTTTTTCAAAATAAGATAAAGAATAAGGCTAAAAGGAACTTGTTGACTTTTATGCAATCAAAAACATGA